In the Bacillus sp. HSf4 genome, CTAAATAGACTTCCGCTCCCCTGGAACGCGGATCATATAAAATAATCGGCTTTCCATGACTCGGTGCTTCACTAAGTCTGACGTTCCGAGGAATCACCGTTTTGTATACTTTATCGCGGAAATACTTTTTCACTTCTTCAATGACCTGTATGCCTAAATTTGTTCTTGCATCGAGCATTGTCAGCAATACGCCGTCAATCATGAGATCGGTATTTAAATGTTTTTGGACGAGCCGCACCGAATTAAGCAGCTGGCTCAATCCTTCTAAAGCGTAATACTCACATTGAACAGGGATCACGACAGAATCTGAAGCCGTCAGTGCATTGATTGTCAGCAATCCAAGTGAAGGAGGACAGTCAATGATCATAAAATCATAATTTTGTTTGACGGATTCCAAAGCCCGCTTTAATCGCACTTCCCGGGAAATGGTCGGAACCAGTTCAATTTCTGCACCTGCAAGCTGAATCGTTGCAGGAATGACATCCAAGTTTTCTACAGATGTTGTTTTGATGACATCTTTGACATCTGCATCATCTACTAATATATCGTACACACAGTGATCGACATCAGCTTTTTCTACGCCGATTCCGCTTGTTGCGTTTCCTTGCGGGTCTATGTCGACTAGCAAAACCCTTTTCCCGATATAAGCCAAGCA is a window encoding:
- the soj gene encoding sporulation initiation inhibitor protein Soj; the encoded protein is MGKIIAITNQKGGVGKTTTSVNLGACLAYIGKRVLLVDIDPQGNATSGIGVEKADVDHCVYDILVDDADVKDVIKTTSVENLDVIPATIQLAGAEIELVPTISREVRLKRALESVKQNYDFMIIDCPPSLGLLTINALTASDSVVIPVQCEYYALEGLSQLLNSVRLVQKHLNTDLMIDGVLLTMLDARTNLGIQVIEEVKKYFRDKVYKTVIPRNVRLSEAPSHGKPIILYDPRSRGAEVYLDLAKEVAANA